A genomic segment from Nicotiana sylvestris chromosome 1, ASM39365v2, whole genome shotgun sequence encodes:
- the LOC104239397 gene encoding uncharacterized protein isoform X2: protein MIGFARGRGRRDRKSRGRGNVKGIRELPQGPTIDQASQPQAQPTRIPEASQWTSLELRSPETSQRPSSGSEFSRNLEGSVHPSSENLNSGAVSFSNTKKGRGKYRSIHVDMKTQCGSKITVYIPDDIDRAVGPGARDIVNYCGLIMRSTISFRDGEWAKIFAKHGQTMWLKVQEKFEVGGGRGEHVLQGFVASTMQRLFRTWKTRLHAEYLRYNTDEERLSHPPKDVMPEDWEFLVQYFGSPTFKAVSERNKTNRKKQTTKHSCGSKSFAEVEESTRDPLTGEKAPPDRVWELQHTRKNDKGELLWSDPRSQQIYDQIQELVGQQEYEENESPMNGDEILAIVLGERTGYVRGKGYGKQPLKKSRMQQGDLGSSLSSAIESVRYEMQADMERKLQEEREQMRAEMDKRFQEQMEEERRQMRLEMDKRIQDKMEMAALIVRMQQGQGSSTARVIQRKKQKSTGASWGVKRKR from the exons ATGATAGGATTTGCACGAGGTAGAGGTCGGCGAGATAGAAAGAGCCGTGGACGTGGTAATGTTAAAGGGATACGTGAACTACCACAGGGACCTACGATTGATCAAGCATCTCAACCACAAGCACAGCCAACAAGGATTCCTGAAGCAAGTCAGTGGACTTCTCTAGAATTGAGGAGCCCTGAAACAAGTCAAAGACCGTCTTCAGGGTCAGAATTCTCAAGGAATCTGGAAGGGAGTGTACATCCTTCTTCAGAAAATTTAAATAGCGGTGCAG TTTCTTTCAGCAATACTAAGAAAGGCAGGGGAAAATATAGATCCATACACGTGGATATGAAAACTCAGTGTGGTAGCAAAATCACAGTTTACATTCCGGATGACATCGATAGAGCTGTGGGTCCTGGGGCTAGGGATATTGTTAATTATTGTGGCTTGATCATGAGGAGCACTATCTCGTTCAGAGATGGTGAGTGGGCAAAAATTTTTGCAAAGCATGGACAAACTATGTGGCTGAAGGTTCAG GAGAAATTTGAAGTTGGTGGCGGTAGGGGAGAGCATGTGTTGCAAGGTTTTGTAGCCAGCACTATGCAAAGGCTTTTTAGAACGTGGAAGACTCGGTTGCATGCTGAATACTTACGTTATAATACTGATGAGGAGAGACTGTCCCATCCACCAAAAGATGTTATGCCTGAGGATTGGGAATTTCTGGTACAATATTTTGGAAGTCCGACATTCAAG GCTGTAAGCGAGAGAAACAAAACAAACAGGAAAAAGCAAACAACTAAGCATTCATGTGGCTCAAAGTCTTTTGCAGAAGTAGAGGAATCTACG AGGGATCCTCTGACTGGAGAAAAGGCACCGCCAGATCGTGTCTGGGAGCTCCAACATACGCGTAAGAATGATAAAGGAGAACTGCTGTGGTCAGATCCACGATCTCAACAAATTTAT GACCAGATCCAGGAACTTGTGGGTCAGCAAGAATATGAAGAAAACGAGAGTCCAATGAATGGAGATGAGATTTTAGCCATTGTACTTGGCGAGAGAACAGGCTATGTTCGTGGAAAAGGTTATGGAAAACAGCCTCTCAAAAAGAGCCGCATGCAACAGGGAGACTTAGGGTCTAGCCTGTCTTCTGCAATAGAAAGTGTGCGTTATGAGATGCAAGCTGACATGGAGCGAAAGTTGCAAGAAGAACGTGAACAAATGCGAGCTGAAATGGACAAAAGGTTTCAAGAGCAGATGGAAGAGGAGCGTAGACAAATGCGATTAGAAATGGACAAAAGGATCCAAGATAAGATGGAGATGGCTGCTCTAATTGTCAGAATGCAACAG
- the LOC104239397 gene encoding uncharacterized protein isoform X1 — translation MTGYARGRGRRGGKGRGCGNVEGISDNFPVVSSVDINPSQRPTLDQASQPQAQPIGIPEEMIGFARGRGRRDRKSRGRGNVKGIRELPQGPTIDQASQPQAQPTRIPEASQWTSLELRSPETSQRPSSGSEFSRNLEGSVHPSSENLNSGAVSFSNTKKGRGKYRSIHVDMKTQCGSKITVYIPDDIDRAVGPGARDIVNYCGLIMRSTISFRDGEWAKIFAKHGQTMWLKVQEKFEVGGGRGEHVLQGFVASTMQRLFRTWKTRLHAEYLRYNTDEERLSHPPKDVMPEDWEFLVQYFGSPTFKAVSERNKTNRKKQTTKHSCGSKSFAEVEESTRDPLTGEKAPPDRVWELQHTRKNDKGELLWSDPRSQQIYDQIQELVGQQEYEENESPMNGDEILAIVLGERTGYVRGKGYGKQPLKKSRMQQGDLGSSLSSAIESVRYEMQADMERKLQEEREQMRAEMDKRFQEQMEEERRQMRLEMDKRIQDKMEMAALIVRMQQGQGSSTARVIQRKKQKSTGASWGVKRKR, via the exons ATGACAGGATATGCCCGAGGTAGAGGTCGGCGAGGTGGAAAGGGCCGTGGATGTGGTAATGTTGAAGGAATAAGTGATAATTTTCCAGTGGTGTCATCTGTAGATATTAATCCATCACAGAGACCTACGCTTGATCAAGCATCTCAGCCACAAGCACAACCAATAGGGATTCCTGAA GAAATGATAGGATTTGCACGAGGTAGAGGTCGGCGAGATAGAAAGAGCCGTGGACGTGGTAATGTTAAAGGGATACGTGAACTACCACAGGGACCTACGATTGATCAAGCATCTCAACCACAAGCACAGCCAACAAGGATTCCTGAAGCAAGTCAGTGGACTTCTCTAGAATTGAGGAGCCCTGAAACAAGTCAAAGACCGTCTTCAGGGTCAGAATTCTCAAGGAATCTGGAAGGGAGTGTACATCCTTCTTCAGAAAATTTAAATAGCGGTGCAG TTTCTTTCAGCAATACTAAGAAAGGCAGGGGAAAATATAGATCCATACACGTGGATATGAAAACTCAGTGTGGTAGCAAAATCACAGTTTACATTCCGGATGACATCGATAGAGCTGTGGGTCCTGGGGCTAGGGATATTGTTAATTATTGTGGCTTGATCATGAGGAGCACTATCTCGTTCAGAGATGGTGAGTGGGCAAAAATTTTTGCAAAGCATGGACAAACTATGTGGCTGAAGGTTCAG GAGAAATTTGAAGTTGGTGGCGGTAGGGGAGAGCATGTGTTGCAAGGTTTTGTAGCCAGCACTATGCAAAGGCTTTTTAGAACGTGGAAGACTCGGTTGCATGCTGAATACTTACGTTATAATACTGATGAGGAGAGACTGTCCCATCCACCAAAAGATGTTATGCCTGAGGATTGGGAATTTCTGGTACAATATTTTGGAAGTCCGACATTCAAG GCTGTAAGCGAGAGAAACAAAACAAACAGGAAAAAGCAAACAACTAAGCATTCATGTGGCTCAAAGTCTTTTGCAGAAGTAGAGGAATCTACG AGGGATCCTCTGACTGGAGAAAAGGCACCGCCAGATCGTGTCTGGGAGCTCCAACATACGCGTAAGAATGATAAAGGAGAACTGCTGTGGTCAGATCCACGATCTCAACAAATTTAT GACCAGATCCAGGAACTTGTGGGTCAGCAAGAATATGAAGAAAACGAGAGTCCAATGAATGGAGATGAGATTTTAGCCATTGTACTTGGCGAGAGAACAGGCTATGTTCGTGGAAAAGGTTATGGAAAACAGCCTCTCAAAAAGAGCCGCATGCAACAGGGAGACTTAGGGTCTAGCCTGTCTTCTGCAATAGAAAGTGTGCGTTATGAGATGCAAGCTGACATGGAGCGAAAGTTGCAAGAAGAACGTGAACAAATGCGAGCTGAAATGGACAAAAGGTTTCAAGAGCAGATGGAAGAGGAGCGTAGACAAATGCGATTAGAAATGGACAAAAGGATCCAAGATAAGATGGAGATGGCTGCTCTAATTGTCAGAATGCAACAG